The following coding sequences lie in one Streptomyces albofaciens JCM 4342 genomic window:
- a CDS encoding threonine aldolase family protein: MLDFRSDTVTRPGPGMLDAMLKAEVGDCGYGEDTATNALEAFCAELLGMDDAVFLSSGTLSNQVALRLHTRPGDEVILDQSYHLNTYESGFCAQFAQVALNTIESGDGIVTADRIDEALDKKRRLWWCAPPTLLGLENTVNHHAGKALTPGQIARPAAYAHSKGMRVHLDGARLFNACAAKGVRATAFTAEVDTVSLCFSKGLGAPYGSVLAGRADVMGEARLHRKLFGAEVRQPGFMAAAALYGLRHNAGRLGVDHRLARYLAAGLTALGLRLTTARPDTNIIVVDTRELPVGAPALAERFLRHGLLVSVLTERFLRFVTHLDVSRPDADTALCIVADVLRALRKEPAAGRKGALTH; the protein is encoded by the coding sequence ATGCTTGACTTCCGCAGCGACACCGTCACCCGGCCCGGTCCCGGAATGCTCGACGCCATGCTCAAGGCGGAAGTCGGCGACTGCGGTTACGGCGAGGACACGGCCACCAACGCGCTGGAGGCCTTCTGTGCCGAACTGCTCGGCATGGACGACGCGGTCTTTCTCAGCTCCGGCACCCTGAGCAACCAGGTGGCGCTGCGCCTGCACACCCGGCCGGGGGACGAGGTGATCCTCGACCAGTCGTACCACCTGAACACCTATGAGAGCGGATTCTGCGCCCAGTTCGCGCAGGTGGCCCTCAACACCATCGAATCGGGCGACGGCATCGTCACCGCGGACCGTATCGACGAGGCGCTCGACAAGAAACGCAGGCTGTGGTGGTGCGCGCCGCCCACGCTGCTCGGCCTGGAGAACACCGTCAACCACCACGCCGGAAAGGCGCTGACCCCCGGCCAGATCGCACGTCCGGCGGCGTACGCCCACAGCAAGGGCATGCGGGTCCATCTCGACGGCGCGCGCCTTTTCAACGCCTGTGCGGCCAAGGGAGTGCGGGCGACGGCGTTCACGGCCGAAGTCGACACCGTCTCCCTGTGTTTCTCGAAGGGGCTCGGGGCGCCTTACGGAAGCGTCCTCGCCGGCCGGGCCGACGTCATGGGCGAGGCCCGGCTGCATCGCAAGCTGTTCGGGGCGGAGGTCCGCCAGCCCGGTTTCATGGCGGCGGCGGCCCTGTACGGGCTCCGGCACAACGCCGGCCGGCTCGGCGTGGACCACCGGCTGGCGCGTTACCTCGCCGCCGGGCTCACCGCGCTCGGACTGCGGCTGACCACGGCACGCCCCGACACCAACATCATCGTGGTGGACACCCGGGAACTGCCCGTCGGTGCCCCCGCTCTCGCGGAGCGATTCCTGCGGCACGGCCTTCTCGTCAGCGTGCTGACGGAGCGATTCCTGCGCTTCGTGACCCACCTGGACGTCTCGCGCCCGGACGCCGACACCGCGCTTTGCATCGTCGCCGATGTGCTGCGGGCCCTGCGGAAGGAACCCGCCGCCGGGAGGAAAGGAGCCCTGACCCATTGA
- a CDS encoding ATP-grasp domain-containing protein — protein sequence MSGVVVINPVKSGVKYKKAVRARGHRLISVYSFNAELLEKRWPSHADGDDISLYARDLESVLDQLKPYRDDVRAVLSGNDSSVDLADQLAHVLGLPGNCVELARARNHKDVMRRVAEQAGLRIPRYRLVGSIAGIPAAAREVGFPAIAKHTSGGGSHGAALLAGEAALTGLHRLETFDHFREPVRSWLVEQYVRGREIAVNTMSYDGEHHIIDMWFYSQPGDADYDFPYWNNLQIGRDDPDWDRVAAFTHEVLDTFGIRIGPGHTEVKCNADGVFLIEVAARLGGGPFTDLWLAHSDFNPYYADIDCHMGRRPEAWGEDIVFDAAFGAIAVRNEGGPGILREIKGLDAFAAGPGVEKVLIAYAPGDWVPTTDSTTNIPLGAWVCGATPAQVRERLHHLREVVELDIDRSVDGSVHA from the coding sequence ATGTCCGGTGTCGTCGTCATCAATCCGGTGAAGTCCGGTGTCAAGTACAAGAAGGCGGTGCGGGCCAGAGGGCACCGGCTCATTTCGGTGTACTCCTTCAATGCGGAGCTGCTGGAGAAACGCTGGCCGTCCCATGCGGACGGCGACGACATCTCGCTCTACGCACGGGACCTCGAAAGCGTGCTGGACCAGCTGAAGCCGTACCGCGACGATGTCCGTGCGGTCCTTTCCGGCAATGATTCCTCCGTCGATCTGGCCGACCAGCTGGCCCATGTGCTCGGCCTCCCCGGGAACTGCGTGGAACTGGCCCGGGCCCGCAATCACAAGGACGTCATGCGCCGGGTCGCCGAGCAGGCGGGGCTGCGCATTCCCCGGTACCGGCTGGTCGGTTCGATCGCCGGCATTCCCGCCGCCGCTCGTGAGGTCGGGTTCCCGGCCATCGCGAAACACACCTCCGGCGGCGGCTCCCACGGCGCCGCGCTGCTGGCCGGCGAAGCGGCGCTGACCGGTCTCCACCGGCTGGAGACCTTCGACCACTTCCGCGAGCCGGTCCGCAGCTGGCTGGTGGAACAGTACGTCCGCGGCCGGGAGATCGCGGTCAACACCATGAGCTACGACGGGGAACACCACATCATCGATATGTGGTTCTACTCCCAGCCCGGCGACGCGGACTACGACTTCCCTTACTGGAACAACCTCCAGATCGGCCGGGACGACCCGGACTGGGACCGGGTGGCCGCCTTCACGCACGAGGTCCTGGACACCTTCGGCATCCGGATCGGGCCCGGCCACACGGAAGTGAAATGCAACGCGGACGGTGTGTTCCTGATCGAGGTGGCGGCGCGGCTGGGCGGTGGGCCGTTCACCGATCTCTGGCTGGCACACAGCGACTTCAACCCGTACTACGCCGATATCGACTGCCACATGGGCCGGCGCCCGGAGGCATGGGGCGAGGACATCGTGTTCGACGCCGCTTTCGGCGCGATCGCCGTCCGCAACGAAGGCGGTCCGGGAATCCTGCGTGAGATCAAAGGCCTGGACGCGTTCGCCGCCGGCCCGGGCGTGGAGAAGGTTCTGATCGCCTACGCGCCGGGTGACTGGGTCCCCACCACGGACAGTACGACCAATATCCCGCTGGGCGCCTGGGTCTGCGGCGCGACCCCGGCGCAGGTCCGGGAACGGCTGCACCACTTGCGCGAGGTGGTGGAGCTGGACATCGACCGGTCGGTGGACGGTTCCGTCCATGCTTGA
- a CDS encoding SDR family oxidoreductase, which translates to MIPTTPARTSFPSDAIDVAAEIGGRAHVVDLADPAAIELLPAEADILVNNAGFQHVAPLTAFPPERFALMQQVMVTAPFLLLRRTLPYMYANGWGRVVNISSVHGRRASAYKSAYVTAKHALEGLSKVTAIEGAEHGVTSNCINPGYVRTPLVEQQIRDQAAAHGIDAADVLNDVLLARSPIKRLLEPEEVAAAALWLCSPHAGYVNGASVPLDGGWGAG; encoded by the coding sequence ATGATTCCCACCACGCCGGCCCGCACCTCGTTTCCCTCCGACGCCATCGACGTCGCCGCGGAAATCGGCGGCCGGGCGCATGTCGTGGACCTGGCCGATCCCGCCGCGATCGAACTGCTGCCGGCCGAGGCCGACATCCTCGTCAACAACGCCGGATTCCAGCACGTGGCTCCGCTGACCGCATTCCCGCCGGAGCGGTTCGCGCTGATGCAGCAGGTGATGGTCACCGCACCGTTCCTCCTGCTGCGTCGCACGCTGCCGTACATGTACGCCAACGGCTGGGGCAGGGTCGTGAACATCTCCAGCGTCCACGGGCGGCGGGCGAGCGCCTACAAGTCCGCCTACGTCACCGCGAAGCACGCCCTGGAGGGGCTGAGCAAGGTCACGGCCATCGAGGGCGCGGAGCACGGCGTGACCAGCAACTGCATCAACCCCGGCTACGTCCGTACGCCGTTGGTCGAGCAGCAGATCCGCGACCAGGCCGCCGCGCACGGAATCGACGCCGCGGACGTCCTCAACGACGTGCTGCTGGCCCGGTCACCGATCAAGCGCCTACTGGAGCCCGAAGAGGTCGCCGCGGCCGCGCTCTGGCTGTGCTCGCCGCACGCCGGCTACGTCAACGGTGCATCCGTACCGCTGGACGGCGGCTGGGGAGCCGGGTGA
- a CDS encoding DoxX family protein has product MTCFDRRDLGLLLLRAGAGGVLAAHGAQKLFGWFGGGGIEGTGQFMESVGYAPGKASATLAGLTEVGSGVLLALGLATPAAGAAAAGAMAGAAAVHRPNGFFAQDGGYEHPAYLGLTATGLGIAGPGRLSLDHALGHIFNRGWMAPAALAATGVATGLVVGARNRRVRQGEQGSAAGE; this is encoded by the coding sequence GTGACCTGTTTCGACCGACGAGATCTCGGCCTGCTGCTGCTCCGGGCGGGCGCCGGCGGCGTGCTGGCCGCACACGGCGCGCAGAAGCTGTTCGGCTGGTTCGGCGGCGGCGGAATCGAGGGAACCGGCCAGTTCATGGAGTCCGTCGGCTACGCGCCGGGCAAGGCGAGCGCGACGCTCGCGGGGCTCACCGAAGTCGGCAGCGGCGTACTGCTGGCCCTGGGCCTGGCGACCCCCGCCGCCGGTGCGGCCGCCGCGGGAGCGATGGCGGGTGCCGCCGCCGTACACCGGCCCAACGGCTTCTTCGCGCAGGACGGCGGCTACGAACACCCGGCCTACCTGGGCCTGACAGCCACCGGCCTCGGCATCGCGGGCCCCGGCAGGCTCTCCCTCGACCACGCCCTCGGCCACATCTTCAACCGCGGCTGGATGGCCCCGGCAGCACTCGCGGCGACGGGCGTGGCCACGGGGCTGGTGGTGGGGGCGCGTAACCGGAGGGTGCGGCAGGGCGAGCAGGGGAGCGCGGCGGGGGAGTGA
- a CDS encoding DIP1984 family protein — MKLAEALAERAEATRRVEQLRARVVSSARYQEGETPAEDAAELLAEADEVLATLETLIRRINRTNAAVDMGRHGTLTDALARRDVLRLRHSMVTSAADAAAGTGERGYGRQLRSELMMLPALPVAELRRQADLIAREIREIDVAIQRTNWEVDLLD; from the coding sequence GTGAAGCTTGCCGAAGCACTGGCGGAACGCGCGGAGGCGACGCGGCGTGTGGAACAGCTGCGTGCGCGCGTCGTCAGCAGCGCGCGGTACCAGGAAGGCGAAACGCCCGCCGAGGACGCGGCCGAACTCCTGGCCGAGGCGGACGAGGTGCTGGCCACCCTGGAGACGCTGATCCGGCGCATCAACCGCACCAACGCCGCCGTGGACATGGGCCGGCACGGCACGCTCACCGACGCGCTCGCGCGCCGGGACGTGCTGCGGCTGCGTCATTCGATGGTCACCTCGGCCGCGGACGCGGCGGCGGGGACGGGCGAGCGCGGGTACGGGCGGCAGCTCCGGTCCGAGCTGATGATGCTGCCCGCGCTGCCGGTCGCGGAACTGCGGCGGCAGGCGGACCTCATCGCGCGGGAGATCCGGGAGATCGACGTGGCGATCCAGCGGACGAACTGGGAGGTCGATCTGCTGGACTGA
- a CDS encoding M20 family metallopeptidase, with the protein MLADLRTLVETESPSRDLDALAASARAVAAVLENRLGGRATLIGSEAGPHVHWSGGGDPKVLLLGHHDTVFPLGTLARRPFGTEHGRATGPGVFDMLGGLVQAIHAVASLDDRSGVEFLVTADEEVGSHSSRGLIEERARACGAVLVMEGAGDGGALKTARKGCGTFHVTVTGRASHAGLEPAAGVNALVEAAHQVLDIAALGRPGIGTTVTPTVASAGTLDNVVPAEATITVDVRVETADEKERVETAFAALSPHLDEAEITVRGGIGRPPMPESASAGLFALAQRLSPGIEGVAVGGGSDGNFTAALGIPTLDGLGAVGGGAHADHEYVLIESMAGRARLVAELVRAIRSTRGDHDQGGPYQDGPYQGA; encoded by the coding sequence ATGCTCGCCGACCTGAGAACGCTCGTCGAGACCGAGTCCCCGTCACGCGACCTCGACGCCCTGGCGGCATCGGCACGCGCGGTCGCCGCCGTTCTCGAAAACCGCCTCGGCGGGCGGGCCACCCTCATCGGGAGCGAAGCCGGACCGCACGTCCACTGGTCGGGCGGCGGCGACCCGAAGGTATTGCTCCTGGGCCATCACGACACGGTCTTTCCGCTCGGCACCCTGGCCCGCCGCCCGTTCGGAACGGAGCACGGGCGGGCGACCGGGCCCGGCGTCTTCGACATGCTGGGCGGCCTGGTCCAGGCGATCCACGCCGTGGCGTCGCTCGACGACCGGTCGGGCGTCGAATTCCTGGTGACCGCCGACGAGGAGGTCGGCTCCCACTCCTCCCGCGGCCTCATCGAGGAGCGGGCCCGGGCCTGCGGCGCGGTCCTCGTCATGGAGGGCGCCGGTGACGGCGGAGCCCTGAAGACCGCCCGGAAGGGCTGCGGCACCTTCCACGTCACCGTCACGGGCCGGGCCTCGCACGCGGGCCTGGAGCCCGCGGCAGGCGTCAACGCCCTGGTCGAAGCGGCCCACCAGGTGCTGGACATCGCGGCGCTCGGCCGCCCCGGCATCGGTACGACGGTCACCCCCACCGTCGCGTCCGCCGGCACCCTGGACAACGTCGTCCCCGCGGAAGCGACCATCACCGTGGACGTACGGGTCGAGACGGCCGACGAGAAGGAGCGCGTCGAGACGGCCTTCGCGGCGCTGTCGCCCCACCTGGACGAAGCGGAGATCACCGTACGAGGCGGAATCGGCCGCCCACCGATGCCCGAATCCGCCTCGGCCGGACTCTTCGCGCTCGCACAGCGGTTGTCCCCCGGCATCGAAGGAGTGGCGGTCGGCGGCGGCAGCGACGGCAACTTCACGGCCGCTCTGGGCATACCGACACTCGACGGCCTCGGCGCGGTGGGCGGCGGCGCCCACGCCGACCACGAGTACGTGCTGATCGAGTCCATGGCCGGGCGGGCGCGCCTGGTCGCGGAACTGGTGCGGGCGATCCGCTCCACACGCGGCGACCACGATCAGGGCGGTCCGTACCAGGACGGTCCGTACCAGGGCGCCTGA
- a CDS encoding LppU/SCO3897 family protein: protein MRALIVLLIFGGIGAWVVLHQDEYNAESRKRPKADPQSVSAAKVGDCLQQTGGTDREPELKIIDCGKPAAKYKVAKVGAGTGCEPGQAYYRMLGKHDRELMSLCMTHIDANR, encoded by the coding sequence GTGCGGGCGCTCATCGTTCTGCTGATCTTCGGTGGGATCGGTGCGTGGGTGGTGCTGCACCAGGACGAGTACAACGCCGAGAGCAGGAAGCGGCCCAAGGCCGACCCGCAGAGCGTCTCGGCCGCGAAGGTCGGCGACTGTCTCCAGCAGACGGGCGGTACGGACCGGGAACCGGAGCTGAAGATCATCGACTGTGGCAAGCCGGCGGCCAAGTACAAGGTGGCCAAGGTCGGCGCGGGCACCGGCTGCGAGCCCGGACAGGCCTACTACCGGATGCTCGGCAAGCACGACCGCGAACTCATGAGCCTGTGCATGACGCACATCGACGCCAACCGGTGA
- a CDS encoding M48 family metallopeptidase → MGTSLRALRALVLLAGFYVLALAVLALLTGAGLAAWAWASPAAALTVTVLCVLLGLPVLRGVFTLGTAGGNRKRGDGHDAPETDGLAVTGDEQPELWRAVRSLAERTGTRAPDAILLTEEVNAAVREDTRLLGLLPGRRRLYLGVPLLIGLTEPQLHSVIAHELGHYGNADTRLAGVTLRGRDSVLRTVEGFQAPRRKLRDRAWARQGRPAGEAVRKGRSIDLGGGGRTGFGYGSMARPFQAYARFYLRATSSVGRGQELAADRVAARVAGRDATASALREIAVLDAVHDFYLNEYVALGTRAALLPPPGEVCGGLRHLLADPELRSDMAELRGEPGPGHGTPYDSHPPVAERIRLIEAMPDDGRAADPARPALALLHEAGRVLAEVERVLLTPEALAMERADWPELIHRAAHALAEAGAEALRTALAEAGAKPARTQPQDDREPADSAGGATATGAARDLAALLDATDAGRLWQVADHLPKSPEAARASGRAAREFLRPALEYGSRSLAELALVEAAGARWALSWSTPPRLRLPAGRDLTEPLAAAVRAALADDPDTAPLRALLAH, encoded by the coding sequence GTGGGCACATCTCTGCGCGCGCTGCGTGCACTGGTCCTGCTGGCCGGCTTCTACGTGCTCGCCCTCGCCGTACTGGCCCTGCTCACCGGCGCCGGACTCGCGGCCTGGGCCTGGGCGTCGCCCGCGGCCGCGCTCACGGTCACGGTCCTCTGCGTCCTGCTGGGCCTCCCGGTCCTGCGCGGCGTCTTCACCCTCGGCACGGCCGGCGGCAACAGGAAGCGCGGGGACGGACACGACGCACCCGAGACGGACGGCCTGGCCGTCACCGGCGATGAGCAGCCCGAGCTGTGGCGCGCCGTCCGCTCGCTCGCCGAGCGCACCGGCACCCGCGCCCCCGACGCGATCCTCCTCACCGAGGAGGTCAACGCGGCCGTCCGCGAGGACACCCGGCTGCTGGGCCTGCTGCCGGGGCGCCGCCGTCTGTACCTCGGGGTGCCGCTGCTGATCGGCCTGACCGAACCGCAGCTGCATTCGGTGATCGCCCACGAGCTGGGCCACTACGGCAACGCGGACACCCGGCTCGCCGGTGTCACCCTGCGCGGCCGGGACAGCGTGCTGCGCACGGTCGAGGGTTTCCAGGCGCCGCGGCGCAAGCTCAGGGACCGGGCGTGGGCGCGGCAGGGGCGGCCGGCCGGCGAGGCGGTGCGCAAGGGCAGGAGCATCGACCTGGGGGGTGGCGGGCGGACCGGGTTCGGTTACGGCTCGATGGCCCGGCCGTTCCAGGCGTACGCACGGTTCTATCTGCGCGCCACGAGCAGCGTCGGCCGTGGGCAGGAACTCGCCGCCGACCGCGTGGCCGCCCGCGTCGCGGGCCGGGACGCCACCGCGTCGGCGCTGCGCGAGATCGCGGTGCTGGACGCCGTCCACGACTTCTACCTGAACGAGTACGTCGCGCTGGGCACCCGCGCGGCCCTGCTCCCGCCGCCCGGTGAGGTCTGCGGCGGCCTGCGGCACCTGCTCGCCGACCCGGAGCTGCGGTCCGACATGGCGGAGTTGCGCGGCGAACCGGGTCCCGGCCACGGCACGCCGTACGACTCGCACCCGCCGGTGGCCGAGCGGATCCGGCTGATCGAAGCGATGCCCGACGACGGCCGGGCGGCGGATCCGGCGCGGCCCGCGCTGGCGTTGCTGCACGAGGCCGGACGGGTGCTGGCCGAGGTGGAACGCGTTCTCCTCACGCCGGAGGCGCTGGCCATGGAGCGGGCCGACTGGCCGGAGCTGATCCACCGGGCGGCGCACGCGCTGGCGGAGGCGGGCGCGGAGGCGCTGCGCACGGCACTGGCGGAGGCGGGCGCGAAGCCGGCGCGTACACAGCCGCAGGACGACCGGGAGCCCGCGGACTCCGCGGGTGGCGCGACCGCGACCGGTGCCGCGCGGGACCTGGCGGCCCTGCTGGACGCGACCGACGCGGGACGGCTGTGGCAGGTCGCGGACCACTTGCCCAAGTCGCCGGAGGCGGCGCGGGCGAGCGGCCGGGCGGCGCGCGAGTTCCTGCGGCCGGCACTGGAATACGGTTCGCGGTCACTGGCCGAGCTGGCCCTGGTGGAAGCGGCCGGGGCCCGCTGGGCGCTCTCCTGGTCCACACCGCCACGGCTGCGGCTGCCGGCGGGGCGGGACCTGACGGAGCCGCTGGCGGCGGCCGTGCGGGCGGCTCTCGCGGACGATCCGGACACGGCGCCGCTACGGGCTCTCCTCGCGCACTGA
- a CDS encoding DUF4190 domain-containing protein gives MSVSPPPDGPKPEEPAAEARDPWRPPSPGPAPDPASAPWSPYPMDPLLAARPPRNGMGITALVLGIVSLVLGVFVFLFWMTWLPGLLAVIFGIIGMRRHRKGLATNGTMATVGTVLGALGLVASIACGIFVAVLAKKAVDDTRAQVKKVEASVEAEREKARQEAEKAEREEKARHLAFGGTYSFPDGLKVTVAKPERHTPGRVVFGHAKGNKAIEVTVTVVNTGTRRAATDAGLPHVKDADGAQAELVIDSSGRQKLITGYVEPGQTVVGRYHFSLPPKAADKIEVEFSPNLERSDYSYWSGPTGLGS, from the coding sequence ATGAGCGTCTCCCCTCCGCCGGACGGCCCGAAGCCCGAGGAGCCGGCGGCCGAGGCCCGCGACCCGTGGCGTCCCCCGTCGCCCGGACCGGCCCCGGACCCGGCGTCCGCCCCCTGGTCGCCGTACCCGATGGACCCGCTGCTGGCGGCCCGGCCGCCGCGCAACGGCATGGGCATCACGGCCCTGGTGCTCGGCATCGTCAGCCTGGTGCTCGGCGTGTTCGTCTTCCTGTTCTGGATGACCTGGCTGCCGGGCCTGCTGGCCGTGATCTTCGGCATCATCGGGATGCGCCGTCACCGCAAGGGCCTGGCGACGAACGGGACGATGGCGACGGTCGGCACGGTCCTGGGCGCCCTCGGCCTGGTGGCCTCGATCGCCTGCGGGATCTTCGTCGCCGTGCTGGCGAAGAAGGCCGTCGACGACACGCGTGCGCAGGTCAAGAAGGTGGAGGCCTCCGTGGAGGCGGAGCGGGAGAAGGCCCGGCAGGAAGCGGAGAAGGCCGAGCGGGAGGAGAAGGCCCGCCATCTGGCGTTCGGCGGGACGTACTCCTTCCCGGACGGACTGAAGGTCACCGTCGCCAAGCCGGAGCGGCACACCCCCGGACGCGTGGTGTTCGGGCACGCCAAGGGCAACAAGGCGATCGAGGTGACGGTCACGGTCGTCAACACCGGGACCCGGCGGGCCGCGACGGACGCGGGCCTGCCCCACGTCAAGGACGCCGACGGGGCCCAGGCGGAACTGGTGATCGACAGCAGCGGCCGGCAGAAGCTCATCACCGGATACGTCGAGCCGGGCCAGACGGTCGTCGGCCGGTACCACTTCTCCCTGCCGCCGAAAGCCGCCGACAAGATAGAGGTCGAATTCAGCCCCAATCTGGAGCGTTCCGACTACTCCTACTGGAGCGGCCCCACCGGCCTGGGGAGTTGA
- a CDS encoding TolB family protein, with amino-acid sequence MLATVWVTTLPAASALGTGTGTAGRSVQRVSVSAAGAQADGDSSGAVLSANGRVVVFTSRARNLVPGTPEGTGIQLYAKDLRTGRVDLVSANPDGSPGYEPGYAHTVSADGRYVAFDSPSHTLDPSDSGGGMDVFLRDRRKGTTELITRHDGDPGAGRSFLPSISADGRFLAFTSLRDDLVPRDTNGRADVFVRDRRTGATRRVSVASDGTQADAASDNAVISADGRQVAFTTEARNLFPWPQGAPGIARPRPPYVTFGVHDLRTGGTRAGAYNLNGIPARVQYGLHFSPDGRYLLFDTSDALLPGDESGWWGFYSRDLRTGAYARLAARPDGGRPTGSVTGAGVSADNRTAFFTTNAPDLVPDDTNGTWDVFARDLRSGRVTRLASTPDGAPPAEGAHGVSPDRRGRLVAFTGAGADLVPGDTNGASDVFVRRLR; translated from the coding sequence GTGCTGGCAACGGTCTGGGTCACGACGCTGCCCGCCGCGTCCGCCCTCGGCACGGGCACCGGTACGGCCGGGCGGAGCGTGCAGCGGGTCAGCGTCAGCGCCGCCGGAGCCCAGGCCGACGGTGACTCCTCCGGCGCCGTGCTCAGCGCGAACGGACGCGTCGTCGTCTTCACCAGCCGGGCCCGCAACCTCGTACCGGGCACGCCCGAGGGGACCGGCATCCAGCTGTACGCCAAGGACCTGCGCACCGGGCGGGTGGACCTCGTCAGCGCGAACCCGGACGGCTCGCCGGGATACGAACCCGGTTACGCGCACACGGTGAGCGCCGACGGCCGGTACGTCGCCTTCGACTCGCCGTCGCACACCCTCGACCCGAGCGACTCCGGCGGCGGCATGGACGTCTTCCTCCGCGACCGCCGGAAGGGCACCACCGAGCTGATCACCCGGCACGACGGCGACCCGGGCGCCGGGCGCAGCTTCCTGCCCTCGATCAGCGCCGACGGGCGCTTCCTCGCCTTCACCTCGCTCCGCGACGACCTGGTGCCCAGGGACACCAACGGCCGGGCGGACGTCTTCGTCCGCGACCGGCGGACCGGGGCCACGCGGCGCGTCAGCGTCGCCAGTGACGGCACACAGGCCGACGCGGCCTCCGACAACGCCGTCATCAGCGCCGACGGGCGGCAGGTGGCCTTCACGACCGAGGCGAGGAACCTGTTCCCCTGGCCGCAGGGCGCGCCGGGCATCGCCAGGCCGCGGCCGCCGTACGTGACGTTCGGCGTGCACGACCTGCGGACCGGCGGGACCAGGGCGGGCGCTTACAACTTGAACGGCATCCCGGCCCGCGTCCAGTACGGCCTGCACTTCTCGCCGGACGGCCGGTACCTCCTCTTCGACACCAGCGACGCGCTGCTGCCGGGCGACGAGTCCGGGTGGTGGGGCTTCTACTCCCGTGACCTGCGCACGGGCGCGTACGCACGGCTGGCCGCGCGGCCGGACGGCGGCCGCCCGACGGGCAGTGTGACGGGCGCGGGCGTCAGCGCCGACAACCGGACCGCCTTCTTCACCACCAACGCCCCCGACCTGGTACCGGACGACACCAACGGCACCTGGGACGTGTTCGCCCGCGACCTGCGCAGCGGCCGGGTCACCCGGCTCGCCTCGACACCGGACGGCGCGCCGCCCGCCGAGGGGGCCCACGGGGTGTCGCCCGACCGCCGCGGCCGGCTGGTGGCGTTCACCGGCGCCGGCGCCGATCTGGTGCCGGGCGACACCAACGGGGCGAGCGACGTCTTCGTACGGCGGCTGCGCTGA
- the thrS gene encoding threonine--tRNA ligase, which yields MPRGFAVRSPALAREETTMYDHRRLGRELGLFGSDPLIGSGLPYWLPDGATVRHTLEEYIRDAERRAGYQHVYSPVLGKRELYERSGHWSHYHKDMFPPMDLGGEQVVLRPSLCPHHAVIYRSRAHSYRELPLRMAELGGMYRAELSGVLGGLSRVRAIQLNDAHIFCTLDQVAEEARAALGMIRRAYEALGIRASRYRLSLPGPGGKYVAAPALWERSTALLTEVLDRSGLPYEEGEGEAAFYGPKIDVQVTDSAGRESTLSTVQVDFHQPERFDLHYIGPDGARHRPVMVHRSIIGSVERAVAHLVEEHGGAFPAWLAPTQLVILPVSESEVGGAEAVAERCARLGLRARLAGPERGSLGARIREARLVPYQAVVGAKEAADGHVALRLRDGRRLDPRPADAALRRIGALVAAHRTELWECGDVDTW from the coding sequence GTGCCCCGGGGCTTCGCCGTCCGGTCACCCGCCCTCGCACGCGAGGAGACCACCATGTACGACCACCGCAGGCTCGGCCGCGAACTCGGCCTGTTCGGCAGCGACCCGCTGATCGGCTCCGGACTGCCGTACTGGCTGCCCGACGGCGCGACCGTACGGCACACCCTGGAGGAGTACATCCGCGACGCCGAACGCCGGGCGGGCTACCAGCACGTGTACTCGCCGGTGCTCGGCAAACGCGAGCTGTACGAGCGGTCCGGCCACTGGTCGCACTACCACAAGGACATGTTCCCCCCGATGGACCTCGGCGGCGAGCAGGTGGTGCTGCGCCCGAGCCTGTGCCCGCACCACGCGGTGATCTACCGCTCCCGCGCCCACAGTTACCGCGAACTGCCCCTGCGGATGGCCGAACTGGGCGGCATGTACCGCGCCGAGCTGTCCGGGGTGCTCGGCGGGCTGAGCCGCGTACGGGCGATCCAGCTCAACGACGCGCACATCTTCTGCACCCTGGACCAGGTCGCCGAGGAGGCGCGGGCCGCCCTCGGCATGATCCGGCGGGCCTATGAGGCGCTCGGCATCCGGGCGTCCCGGTACCGGCTCTCGCTGCCGGGCCCGGGCGGCAAGTACGTCGCCGCGCCCGCGTTGTGGGAGCGGTCCACCGCCCTGCTGACCGAGGTCCTCGACCGCTCCGGCCTGCCCTACGAGGAGGGCGAGGGGGAGGCGGCGTTCTACGGGCCGAAGATCGACGTCCAGGTGACCGACAGCGCCGGACGGGAGTCGACCCTCTCCACCGTCCAGGTCGACTTCCACCAGCCCGAACGGTTCGACCTGCACTACATCGGCCCGGACGGCGCCCGGCACCGCCCGGTCATGGTCCACCGCAGCATCATCGGCAGCGTGGAGCGCGCCGTCGCCCACCTCGTCGAGGAGCACGGCGGCGCCTTCCCCGCCTGGCTCGCGCCCACCCAGCTGGTGATCCTGCCGGTCTCCGAGAGCGAGGTGGGCGGGGCCGAGGCCGTCGCCGAGCGCTGCGCCCGCCTCGGGCTGCGCGCCCGGCTCGCCGGGCCGGAACGCGGCAGCCTGGGCGCCCGCATCCGGGAGGCCCGCCTCGTCCCGTACCAAGCCGTCGTCGGCGCCAAGGAGGCCGCCGACGGCCATGTGGCCCTGCGCCTGCGCGACGGCCGTCGGCTCGACCCGCGGCCCGCCGACGCCGCGCTGCGCCGCATCGGCGCCCTGGTGGCCGCGCACCGTACCGAACTGTGGGAGTGCGGTGACGTGGACACCTGGTAG